The Chryseobacterium sp. LJ668 genome segment ACTCAATGCAGTTTTGACCTTCAAAATAAGACAGGCAGAGCGAAAAGCCAGGGACAAAGAAGAAAAAGAACAGACAATAAAATTGTATAATACGCTGCTGAATTCTTTATCGCACGAATTGAGAACCCCAATTGCAACTATTTTAGGAACTGTTGATACATTGAAAGATTCAAATCATAAATTAAATACGCTGCAACAGATGGATTTGCTGAATGATATTGATATCGCAACCGTGCGTCTCAACCGACAGGTAGAAAATATCCTGAACATGAGCCGTATAGAAAGTGGTATTCTGAAACCAAAATCAGACTGGTGCGACGTCAATGAGCTGGTCAATGCCGTAATCCAAAAAATAGATTTAACGGAAGGTCATAAAATAGTATTTGCAGAAAACGAAAATCTGCCATTTTTTAAACTAGATATCGGTTTTACCGAGCAGATTTTACTAAACATTTTGCACAATGCAGTTCATTATACACCAGCTAACTCATGGATTGAAGTTCTTGTTATTCATGATTCTGAAAACTGTAAAATTGTAATTTCGGACAACGGAAAAGGCATTCCTGAAAGCGAACATATTTTAATCTTTGATAAATTCCGTAGACTTCCGGAGAGCAAAACTGGCGGCAGCGGGCTTGGTTTATCGATCGTAAAAGGATTTACAGAAGCACAAGGTGGAAAAATACAGCTGCAGAATAACATTCCGAACGGTGCGGTTTTTATCATCGAAATTCCCGCAGAAACATCTTACATAAATAGTCTGAAAAATGAATAAACATGAGATTTTAGTAGCTGACGATGAAGCTCAGATCAGAAAACTTCTTCAGATTACATTAGAAAGCAATGATTATAAAGTTCGTCTGGCAACGACAGGAAAAGAAGCGCAGATTCTGGCTGCCAATCATCCGCCGGAGCTTATCATTCTTGATCTTGGATTACCGGATAAAAGCGGCCATATCGTTTTAAAAGAGCTTCGCGAATGGTACAATAAAGCTATTCTTATTTTATCTGTAATTGATAACGAAGAAGACATCGTTTCTGCCTTAGACAACGGTGCTACAGATTATCTGACCAAACCTTTTCGCACGGCGGAACTCATGGCGCGGATTCGTGCTGCTATCCGCAGAAATAATGTAGAAAATGATGATTCTAATATGAAGATCGGAGAACTTGAAATTGATATTATCTCCCGTACAGCCAAAAAAAGCGGTGAAGTCTTAAAAGTGACTTCCACAGAGTTCAATTTACTTTCACTTTTTGCAAGAAATGAAGGAAGAGTTTTAACCCACCAATTCATTTTAAAAGAAATCTGGGGCGTAGGATTTCAGACTGAAACTCAATATTTGCGAGTGTTTGTTGGTACCTTACGCAAGAAAATCGAAGATAATCCCAATCAGCCGAAGTATATTGTGACGGAAAGTGGAGTGGGTTATAGATTTGGGAAGTGATGTTTACATTAAATCAATTTTACTTTTCGTAGGCAAAAGTAATAGGCTGATTATGTCTATTTTTTATATATTTATTTACATTTAAATAATTCATCCAAGAATTAGCGCTGTCTCGAGCACTGCACGCGTACATGTTGTCTGAACTGCAATATTTTTTTGGATAGCCTAAAGAAGTTTTAAATTTTAATTCTAATAATTTTATAACTGCATATACGCCATTATCATTTTCGCTGCCGCCACCTCCGGCAAATGCGATATTAATGTCGTATTTTAAAATTTCATAAATTTTGTCAAAATCTAAATCTTCTTTTGTGCCTAGAAAATCAACTTTAGATTTTACTAAATAATATTTGTAAAGATCATATTCACTTAATTTTAAATAGTTATCCAAAAAGTCCTGTCTAGTTTCAGCCTTTTCAAAGTTTCCAATAAAAGAAAGTCCAAAATCTCTATTCATAAATGAATATAAATGTCTTGGATTCATTTCTACTGTTTTAATTGCATTTAAAGCATCACCAATTTGGCTATAGTTAATTTGAGAGAGAAGAAAAGACATTTCATCTTCAAATTTCTTTTTGTCATCAGCTTTTGCCATTACTTTTTTGAAATCAATTTTGAAATTTTTTACTTTGCTATCGATATTTCCGTACCAATCTTTTTTTTCGGGTTCTTTATATACAATTTGAATTTTTGCAAATTCTATTGCTTTAACTATTTGAAGTTTTACTTTGTCATTTTCTGTCTGTAAAGATTCTAAAGACGCAATGATATCATCTGAGCTGCCCTTGAATTTTATTACGTAATTATGACAAAGCCCAATAATTCCTAAATCTTCAAAAAGTTTTGACTTTAGTAGGTAAGATTCCAGATGTTTTTTATTTGAAATCGTTTTGTTCCAATTTTTAGAATAAAATTTATCAATTATTCTACCTGCGGAATAAGTAAGTTGCCAGTCTTTTTCATAAATCAGACACCAATACTCAAAAGCAGTTATTTCATCCAGAGTCAAGCTATATATTAATGAGTTTTCTAACTTTCTTCTTTCAGCAAATGTTAAATCTGTTTTTAAAACATTGATGGAATTCTGTAAATCAGTATTTCCTATAAAATCAATATTGTTTTTTTTACAATAATCTGTAAGATAAACCAATTGCTTAAGAAATCTATACGGAAAAGTTGGAAGTGCATAATTAAAATCAATATCATCTTTATCAAATTGCTCAGCCAAAGCAATAACTTTTTCAGGATTAGATCGGGTAAGTTTAATAAAAGAATTCAAAGCAATAGAGTCATCTTCATTTGAAAGCGAATCAAAAAGATCATTTTCTATATCGTTTTTTACTTGTTTAAGTTGAGAATTTTCAAAAGAGTTTTTTGATTCGTTCCACTTATAATTCTTGTAATGATTGGCAAAAAATATTACTAAGTTCAATTTTGAAATCTCATAAAAATCTTCTTCAATATGATAATTCATCTGTCCGGATTCGTCGGGAACTGCAATGTTAGATTTTGTAAGGAGTCTTATTAAATTGATAATTTCTGCATTGTTATTTTTATGCTCATTAAACCTGTATCTGTTTTTTAAAAATAATGATGACAAAACCAATAATACTCTAGAGTCTTTTTGATTAATAAGATTATCAATATTATTAGTTTTCAACCAATTTGAATTGAAGATTTCACTTCTTTTAGACTCAAGGAAATCAAGTTTAGTTTGGGTAAGTTCTTGTATTTGAAAATCTGTTTTCCGGTCTTCAAAAGG includes the following:
- a CDS encoding sensor histidine kinase, whose translation is MITSLKAQYSQYFSSVLSILLVSVLCFVVRDEINYRVAALILLLTVSVVAMLFDILPVLLSAFLSAVIWNYFFIPPQFTLHISSTEDLLMFLSYFFVALLNAVLTFKIRQAERKARDKEEKEQTIKLYNTLLNSLSHELRTPIATILGTVDTLKDSNHKLNTLQQMDLLNDIDIATVRLNRQVENILNMSRIESGILKPKSDWCDVNELVNAVIQKIDLTEGHKIVFAENENLPFFKLDIGFTEQILLNILHNAVHYTPANSWIEVLVIHDSENCKIVISDNGKGIPESEHILIFDKFRRLPESKTGGSGLGLSIVKGFTEAQGGKIQLQNNIPNGAVFIIEIPAETSYINSLKNE
- a CDS encoding tetratricopeptide repeat protein, whose translation is MKNIIFLFILISGNFFGQNIAFRKNDKIYELDQKIRKGDFTSFLEIGNYLESDDPLTEYLGYHIIHTNEANVAKRIISENSFFLQNEFKFDSTISVKKYREFLIKNQNKIAFSDLADAFLLTPFEDRKTDFQIQELTQTKLDFLESKRSEIFNSNWLKTNNIDNLINQKDSRVLLVLSSLFLKNRYRFNEHKNNNAEIINLIRLLTKSNIAVPDESGQMNYHIEEDFYEISKLNLVIFFANHYKNYKWNESKNSFENSQLKQVKNDIENDLFDSLSNEDDSIALNSFIKLTRSNPEKVIALAEQFDKDDIDFNYALPTFPYRFLKQLVYLTDYCKKNNIDFIGNTDLQNSINVLKTDLTFAERRKLENSLIYSLTLDEITAFEYWCLIYEKDWQLTYSAGRIIDKFYSKNWNKTISNKKHLESYLLKSKLFEDLGIIGLCHNYVIKFKGSSDDIIASLESLQTENDKVKLQIVKAIEFAKIQIVYKEPEKKDWYGNIDSKVKNFKIDFKKVMAKADDKKKFEDEMSFLLSQINYSQIGDALNAIKTVEMNPRHLYSFMNRDFGLSFIGNFEKAETRQDFLDNYLKLSEYDLYKYYLVKSKVDFLGTKEDLDFDKIYEILKYDINIAFAGGGGSENDNGVYAVIKLLELKFKTSLGYPKKYCSSDNMYACSARDSANSWMNYLNVNKYIKNRHNQPITFAYEK
- a CDS encoding response regulator, which encodes MNKHEILVADDEAQIRKLLQITLESNDYKVRLATTGKEAQILAANHPPELIILDLGLPDKSGHIVLKELREWYNKAILILSVIDNEEDIVSALDNGATDYLTKPFRTAELMARIRAAIRRNNVENDDSNMKIGELEIDIISRTAKKSGEVLKVTSTEFNLLSLFARNEGRVLTHQFILKEIWGVGFQTETQYLRVFVGTLRKKIEDNPNQPKYIVTESGVGYRFGK